The following are from one region of the Lacinutrix sp. Bg11-31 genome:
- a CDS encoding co-chaperone YbbN, with translation MVQELSQDNLAEIIANNDTVVVQYSATWCGNCRIMKPKVKKLAGELENITFVIADAEKFPESRKLATVDNLPTFAAFKGGKFVNQVQTNKFDVLKELVNEVA, from the coding sequence ATGGTTCAAGAATTAAGTCAAGATAATTTAGCCGAAATTATTGCTAATAACGACACTGTTGTTGTGCAATATTCTGCAACATGGTGTGGTAACTGTCGTATTATGAAACCAAAGGTTAAGAAATTAGCTGGAGAGTTAGAAAATATAACATTTGTTATCGCTGACGCGGAAAAATTCCCGGAATCTAGAAAATTAGCTACTGTAGATAATTTACCAACGTTTGCTGCTTTTAAAGGTGGGAAATTTGTGAATCAAGTACAGACTAACAAATTCGACGTTTTAAAAGAATTAGTTAACGAAGTAGCATAA
- a CDS encoding peroxiredoxin, with the protein MAIVGKQFPDLNVDAMNEMGDTFKLNVLEEAKNNKKKVLLFWYPKDFTFVCPTELHAFEAAKAEFEKRNTIVIGASCDTPEVHFAWLNTPKDNGGIEGVTYPILADSNRNLANTLGILDITNEKYNEETGVVTVDGDNVTYRATYVIDEDGVVQHEGVNNMPIGRNVNEFLRIIDALTHVQEKGEVCPANWEEGKDAMSANRTGTAEYLANHVN; encoded by the coding sequence ATGGCAATAGTAGGAAAACAATTCCCAGATTTAAATGTGGATGCAATGAACGAAATGGGTGACACCTTTAAATTAAACGTTCTTGAAGAAGCAAAAAACAACAAGAAAAAAGTATTATTATTCTGGTACCCAAAAGATTTTACTTTTGTTTGCCCAACAGAATTACATGCTTTTGAAGCTGCTAAAGCAGAATTCGAAAAAAGAAACACAATTGTAATTGGCGCTTCTTGTGATACTCCAGAAGTTCACTTTGCATGGTTAAACACACCAAAAGACAATGGTGGAATTGAAGGTGTTACTTACCCAATTTTAGCAGATTCTAACCGTAACTTAGCAAATACTTTAGGTATTTTAGATATTACTAACGAGAAGTATAACGAAGAAACTGGTGTTGTAACCGTAGATGGAGACAACGTAACATACAGAGCAACTTACGTAATAGACGAAGATGGTGTTGTACAACACGAAGGTGTAAACAACATGCCAATTGGTAGAAACGTAAACGAATTTTTACGTATTATCGATGCATTAACGCACGTACAAGAAAAAGGTGAAGTATGTCCTGCAAACTGGGAAGAAGGAAAAGACGCAATGAGTGCTAATAGAACTGGTACTGCAGAGTATTTAGCAAACCACGTAAACTAA